The genomic stretch TCGCCCTAATCGCAACTTTCCGCTACCAACCCCTACTTTCCATGATCCATTGAACATCCGGGAAGTTGCTTTACAAAACACTAGAAAGTATTCCCCCTTACCAATCTACCCTGTTTCCTCCCAATGACTTTGACCCGAAATCAATCCGGGCCCAACAGCATTCACATTTTTTTTAGGCAAAATGAAACTTTTTACCATAAATACATGTATATACATTAAATTCATTTACATTTAATTTAAACGTCTTAGGAGGCACTATGAAAGATACAGCAGTAAAAAAAATCAGGCAACTTGGATTCCAGTGGCAAACACAAGACCCCTTTCTGTTTTGCGCATATCACTTGGACGAATTTCCAGAAGGAAACGATGACCTAGGACCAAAAGCTTCTTTGGAAGGTCGAAATATTGGTCAGGACTTTACCATCAAGGACGGATGGAGAATGTACCATGGAAGCAAGGTACCCGGCTTTCCTGCCCACCCCCATAAAGGCTTTGAAACAGTTACTTTGGTGGAACGTGGATTTGCGGATCATTCGGATTCATTGGGAGCAGCAGGAAGATTTGGCCAGGGTGACGTGCAGTGGATGACCGCCGGTAAGGGTGTCATGCACAGCGAGATGTTCCCATTGCTGAACAAAGAGGAAAAGAACCCATTGCTGTTGTTCCAGCTATGGCTAAACCTGCCCAAAGCAAAGAAAAATGTTCCTGCCCATTTCAAAATGCTCTGGGGAGAGACCATTCCGGTGCATACCGAAAAGGATGAAAATGGTAATCAAATCAGCATCAAAGTGGTCGCGGGACAATATGCAGAGGCCAAGGCTCCTTCTCCCAACCCTGATTCCTGGGCAGCGGATCCTGAAAACCATGTGGCCATTTGGACCATAAAATTGGCTCCCAATGCCAAATGGACCTTACCAGCCACGGCGGAAGGCATTAATCGCTCCCTATTCTTCTACAAAGGAGAAAAACTGGAGGCAGAAGGCTTTGAGGTGCCAGAGGGACATTCATTGGACCTGTTTTCTGAAAAGGAAATCACCTTTGTGAATGGAAATCAACCTGCAGAGTTGCTTTTCCTCCAAGGAAAACCCATCAATGAACCAGTGGTGCAGCATGGGCCGTTCGTCATGAACAGTACACAGGAAATCCACCAGGCCATGACGGAATTTCAGCAGACCCAATTTGGAGGCTGGCCGTGGCCAAACCATGAGCCGACACATGCCAAAGAAAAAGGACGCTTTGCCATCCATGCTGATGGACGCGAAGAAGTAAAAGGCTAATATAAATATTCATTCCGGCGACAGGAGCGCTTTCCTAGAAATAAGGGACCTTTCCTTCGCCGGAATGTCCTTTTAATCCTTTTTCCCAAAATCACTATTGCTTAAAAATTCCTTCAAACTACTTTTCAGCTGCTTCTCGGCCGCTTTACCTACATTTCTTTTACTAAAGTTCAATCCAGGCAGGTTAATGACCTCATCAAAGCCACTCTTTATGCCTTCCTTCTCCCCTCCTGAAGTAATCAAAATAGACTTTTTCCCTTGTTTTATAGCCAGTTGCAACAGCTCGTAACTTCCTTTCCCAGAGGATGACTGATGGTCAAACTTCCCTTCTCCCGTGATCACCCAATCTGCCCACCTTACCTTTTGCTCCATCCCTACCTGTTCAAAAAAATAGTGGGCACCCTGCTTGATTTCCACCGGAAAAAAAGCACTTAGCCCTAAGGCAATCCCTCCTGCCGCCCCAAAGCCCGGTTGATCCTTTAATGCTCTATTTCCTTTGGCATTCATCAATTCAAAAACCCTTTCCGCGGCTTGTTCGTGCGCCTGTTGGTCGTCGCCCTTCAAGCCCTTTTGAGGGCCAAAGACCGGAACGGCTCCTTGATTTCCAAAAAAGGTATTGTCCACGTCGCACAAGCAGGTAAAACGGATACTGTGCCTTTTGGGCGGTCGCTGGATATAGGCCACCTTTGACAGAAAACCAGGGCTGAACATCGGGATTTCACGCCCCTGAGCGTCTAAAAACAAATACCCAAACGCACGTAAAATCCCAGTTCCCATATCTACTGTGGCACTTCCTCCAAGTCCTAGGATGATGTGGTCAACACCTTGCCTAATCGCCTCCAAGACCAATAGCCCAGTCCCATAGCTACTGGTCACCTTCGCATTCACTTCATAAGCCTCCAGTCCATCAAGCCCACTTAACGTGGACACATCGACCAAAGCTTCTTTATGACTTTTATTCAAAAAAATTGAACCTTGTTTAATGTTACCAATCGCGTTTAGGCCTATCACTGGTATCTCATTTAATTTCAACTGTTTACCGAGTAGAAAGCAAGTACCATCACCTCCATCAGCAATAGGACACAATTGGAAGTTGGCTTGGTGGAAATGCTCGTCCAAGGTTTCCTTGATCAGTGCTGCCGCCCGATCAGCGGAGATGGTTCCTTTGAAAGCATTGGGAGCTATCAGGATATTCATGGGTGGTAAATTTGGTTATTCTATTATAATCATCCGACTTGGCTTAGATGGACTCGCATACAACTATCGCGTCTCTAGTCCTCCATCAGAAACTCTTCAAAATTATCCTGATGGATTATTTGAAACGTACTTTCTGGGTATGTTTTCAAGAAACTGTTAGGTCGTTTTACCTTAGCATTAGGGTTCCATTTGAATTCATAAGCTTGTATTTTCCTTCCTGATTCTTCAATAAAATCAATTTCCTTTTGGTCCTTGGTACGCCAATACCAATAATTCACCCATTTACCAGAATAGTGCAAAAATTTAATTCGTTCAGAGACTAAGAAGTTTTCCCAAAGCGCTCCCACATCATTGCGTTTCTCTGGCTGGTTGAGGTTTGCGATGAGGGCATTACGAATGCCATTATCATAAAAATAGATCTTTTTTCGACTTTTGAGTTCATTTCGAATATTTCTGCTAAAGGATCCTAATTTAAACACGATGTAAGCTTGTTCTAACAAATGGATGTATTTATCCACCGTTTTGGAATCCAAGCCACAAATCTGTCCTAGCTCATTATAGGACACGGGGGATCCCACCTGATAGGCCAAAGCTTGAAGCAATTTCACAAGTTTCTCTGACTTTTGAATACTGTCCATTGCCAAAATATCCTTGTACAAATAGCTATCAGATAATTGTTTTAGTATTTGTTTCTCATTTCCTGTATGCTTTACCACATCTGGGTAATAGCCGAAAACCATTCTATGTGAAATTAGCCGCTTTTCTTCCAGCAATCCATGATGGAGGACCATCTCTGCAAAGGATAGAGGATACATCTGATACTCCCACTTCCGCCCCCGTAAGAGGTTCATTTACTTTATTTGCCAGTTCAAATGATGAACTTCCAGTAGCTACCAGTTGAACTTTTGGGAGATAATCAGTAATTAGTTTTAACCTTAGCCCTATATCCTGTATGCGTTGGGCCTCATCAACCACTACAACTTTGTGACTACCGATGATTGCTTTCATCCTGGTGGCGGAAGCACTAGAAAAAAGCTATTGAACGTCCAACTCATCTCCATTTAACCACAATACTTCCTCTTGACCTTTAAATATATCTCGGAGCAAAGTGGTCTACCCTACTTGCCTAGCCCCCATTATTATAACTGCCTTTCCCTTATAAAGTCGTTGAATAAGGGTTTTTTCAAGTATTCGACGTATCATAAAAGGTCTTTATATAAACCTAATAATAAGACTTTTTTGGATTTCATTCCGTAAAAGTCGAATAAATAAACCTCCTATGACAAGTTTTATAAGGTATTTTTTTCCTTCATCCGTTTAAAATAATCCTTGGTGGCCGCCCTTACTTTTGGTGAAAGGTATATGGCTGAAATCATGGTCGGGAAGGCCATCACGGCGTACATGCCATCTACAAAACTCATCACGACCTTTAGCGAAACTACTGCCCCGGCAACAATGGTCAACAGATAGAAATAGTTGTAATAATCCGCCTTGTCCGCTCCAAAGAGGTAGTTAAAGCACTTGTGGCCATAGTAGCTGTAGGTAAACATGGTGGACAGCGCAAAGACCAGTACCGCAGCCATCAAGAAATATTTACCTACTACTGGAATCCCGCTCTGAAAAGCCGAAAGGGTCATCAGCACGCCATCTTTTTCGCCCGTTTCCCACACTCCGGTCACCATAATGGTCATGGCCGTAAGCGTGCACACCACAATGGTATCGATAAATGGGCCCAGCATCGCAATCAGCCCCTCTCGCACAGGCTCTTCATTTTTAGAGGCACCATGGACCATGGGAGCAGTACCGATTCCTGCCTCGTTGCTGAAAGCTGCTCGCCGGGCACCTGTGATGATCACCGCTCCGACGGAGCCTCCCAAAACCGCTTCTCCTGAGAAAGCATCTTCGACGATAAACAGAAAAGAAGGAATGATCTGGCCACTGAATTTAAACAAAATGATCATTACACTGATAAAGTAAAGGGTGACCATAAAAGGCACCAACTTCGAGGCTACAGCCGCTATCCGCTGTATACCGCCCAAAATTACCGTGGCGACCAAAAGCATCATCGAAATGCCCAAAACCCATCGTGTAGTGACACCATAATCCAAGCCAAATGGTTTTAAGAGTACTACACGGATCACATCAGTCAATTGGTTGGCCTGGAAGATGGCCAAAAGTCCCATGATGCCAGCAACACAAAAGATCACTGACAGAAAGCGCCACTTCTTGCCCATCCCCTCTTCAATCACATACATGGGGCCTCCCTGGATATGGCCCGAGCTGTCTTTGCCACGGTACATAATGGCCAGTGTACAGGTAAAGTATTTGGTCGCCATACCGACAAATGCCGACACCCACATCCAGAATATAGCTCCGGGACCGCCCGTTCCGATGGCCAAAGCCACCCCACTGATATTGCCCAGCCCCACTGTCGCGGCTATGGCTGAAGAGAGTGCTTGGAAAGAGGTGATGTCCCCTTTGGCATTGGGGTCATCGTATTTGCCGCCTACCACCTTCATGGCATGAGCAAAACCCCTGAAAGGAATTATTCCAGAATATAAAAACAACAATGTACCTCCTCCCAAAAGCAGGTACAGCAATGGCCATCCCCAAATCCAGTTACTAAAATCAATGATCAGTTGCCCCATAGTTTACGTTTGATTCATGCTATGCAGTCCTGCTTTTTCCTTAAAGCAAAACTAAAAAGTGAATATTACCACCATTTTCCCGCTTATCCAAACGACTTCGCCTTGCTGATTTACTTATTGCTCACGGATTTCACTGATTCTCACGGATTTTATAGTTTAGGGGAATAATAATTTTTAAAAATATCCGGAAACCTTGCTATTTTTGGTACCGCTTTGTAAAATGTCCATATGATCCATCAAAAGGCCAATACCATCGTTATCAAAATAGGCTCCAATGTCCTCACCCAGGCCAATGGTATCCCTGACACCATGCGCATGAAAGCCTTGGTGCGACAAATGGTTTACCTCCGTGAGCAAGGCCAGGAAATCGTCCTTATCACTTCCGGTGCTGTGGCTTTTGGGAGGAAATCTACAATTTTTGAGAAAAAAACCGATGCGGTCGTCCAGAAGCAGATATTCGCTGCAGTTGGCCAAATCGAGTTGATCAAGAACTACAAGCAGCTTTTTTTGGAGCACAACACGCCGATTGCGCAGATCATGGTGACCAAGAGCGATTTCAGGGACAGAAAGCACTACCTGAACATGAAAAATTGTCTGGAAGGGCTCCTGAAAAACAATATCATTCCAGTAATCAACGAGAATGACACCGTTTCGGTGACCGAATTGATGTTTACCGATAATGATGAACTGGCGGGACTGGTGGCCGCCATGCTGGATGCCAACAACCTGATTATCCTTAGCAATGTCGATGGGATATTCAAGGGCCATCCCAATGATCCCGAAGCCGAGCTGATCGAAAAAGTAGGCTCAAAAGCTCCATCCATGGCCAATTATATTTCTTCTTCCAAAAGTTCCTTTGGCCGTGGCGGGATGCTCACAAAGATGAACATGGCCAAGAAATCAGCCGATCTGGGTATCGGTGTCACCATTGCCAATGGCAAACGGGAAGATGTGCTTATCGATTATTACCACAATAGGTTGCGGTGTACCTATTTCGAACCGGCCAAGGCCAAACAAAGCCCCAAAAAGTGGATCGCACACAGTGAGCACTATTCCAAAGGGGAAGTCATCATCAACGCTGGTGCCGAAAATGCCCTGCGATCCGATAAAATAACCAGTCTGCTCCCCATTGGGGTACTTGAGATCCGGGGAAATTTCACCAAAGGTGAAATTATCCGTATCCAATCGGAAGACGGCCGTAAAGTTGGCCTTGGCAAGGCCGCCTATGGTGCCAAAGTGGCTGCCGAAAAACAAGGAATGAGCAATCAAAAACCCATTGTCCACTACGACTATCTCTACCTCTATCAGGATAGCTGAGCCGATAGACATAAAATTATTGGTATAAACCATTTATATGGTTAAAAAGGATCGCAAACAAATGAAGCTGGTTTTTTTAAGATGATAAGGATTTTTCAATTTGTCCTGATGCTTTATACACCTAAAGATAATATCCTGGCTAGGTAAAACACCCGTGGTTAAGAAAAATAACGGTTAATGCTGTTATTCCCTTCGATTCACTGTACTTTTAAACATTGCTTAGTCATTCGGTGCAAGCACACATCAAAAGGAAAAATTAACCATTTCAAAAATACAATCATCATGAACACAGACCACACGCAATTCGTCAGAGCTGAGGAACAAAATAATGTATGGCTGTCCAAGAAAAATGATCAAACCGCTACCTTTTCGGATCATGGCATTACCCCCACGGTCCTTGAAAGTGAGGCTGAGGTCGGCCAAGCCATGTTAAATGAGCTTTACGCCACCGCAAAAGGAAAAGATGGTGATATTAATATTGCCTTGCTTGGTGGTAGAGGTGCTCAGGAATTACATCGTTTGTTAGGAAAGTTGGCGGAATCGGGAGCAAAAGATGAGCTTCTCTCCCGGCTGAATGTATTTACGCAAGATGCGCTGGCACCAATGGGCATGGCCAATGGCTTTAGTTTTGTCAGGGATTTTGAGCGCATTTTGGGCGATGCATTTTTCAAAAAAATAAAGAGCTTTACGCCCATGCAAACCGATACGGAGGACTTGGAATCCGCCCTAGTTGACTACCTTAATAAGCTGGAAGCACTGGGTGGTCTGGACATCTTTTTTATTGGCCATGGGCCAGAAGAAAACCAAGCATCCCACTTGGCCTATATCAAGCCATTTTCCGGAGCAAAACCCCAGCATCTGGCCGGTTTGATCCCCATTTCCAGTAGTATTTTGGAGCATCATATCAGCAAGTTCAAAGCTGGTGGAAGCGTGGTGAACGAAAACGAAGAAAAGGAATGCCGGTCTGCGGAGTACATTCTCACCTTGGGCCCTGCAGCAATCTTGCAAGCCAAAAAGGTGGTTCAATCTGTAGTAGACGCCGATTCTGCACCCGCCAAAGTCCAAACCTACGCCAAGGTGCTCAACACGTCCATAAGTACCGACAAAGAGGAAGCGCTGCAACAGCTGAATGCCAACCCGGGCTTATGGATCAGGCTAAACGCAAACACGAAATCCTTTGTATTGCCTAATTTGGGAGTGTAAATAGAGATAAATGCTATTTTCAGTTGATCACGAATCAAATTGAAGATTAAAGACCATGTTATCCTTTGTCTTTCGGATTGCCAAATCCAAGCATTTGCCAGGTGCCAAAATTACTTTGTTATAACAAAACCGCTCTCCCATCAATTGAACTCCGGAACCAGGTAAAACGGAGCATCCAGTCCTTCCCAATCACTCTATCACCACACCCACACCTATTTTTTCCAACAAATACGGATTGTGGTCGATCACGAGGATGTCATTGGCTTGGCTAAGATTTTGGAGGATATCAAATAGCAGATCGATATCCGCATAGTGCAGGCCGGTGCTCGGCTCGTCCAAAATCAAGAGCTGGCCCTGGGTCTTGCCATTAAGCCAATTGAGCAACAGCAAGCGCTGTTTTTCTCCCGAAGAGAGGGATTTTACTGTTTGCTCCAAGCTCAGATGGGCCAAGCCTATGGCTTCCAGTTGCTGGACAAACTGCTGCCTCGAACTAGCCATATCCTGATCGGCCAGCCAAGTTTGCAATTCGGTAAGCGATAGGGCCAATACCTCCGCGATATGAAGCCCTCCCACTTGATATTCCAATAAATGGGCCTGATACCGTCGTCCATGACAAAGCTCACATTTTTCGATATGGTTGGCAGCAACATCTAGGCTGGTGGAGACCACGCCAGTTCCCTTGCAGTTTGGGCATTGACTGGATTTGTTTTTATAGGAAAAGTCCTTCGCCTTCAAGCCTGTCTCGTTTGCAAAGATTTTGCTAATGTCTTTTAAGAGGTCCAAATACGCAACCAACAAGGTACTGTTATGGGCATACAGCTTTTTTGGCTCGAAATATTGGGCACCGCTATATGGCTTGGGACAAGTAATGGCGGCACAATTTACCGGATGACCTTGAACGATGCTCGGTATCAGAATGTCTTTCACCAAGGTAGTCTTTCCGATTCCCGACTTACCCGTAACGGCTGTAATTCCGCCAACAGGTACTTCTAATGCTTCCTTGACCAGCGTATGCCTGGCCAGGTGCCGTAATGATATAGCCACCTCTCCTGCTTCCAAGGCAATGGGATGAGTGGGCTGCTTTAAAAATGGATGGCAATCCGGCGTTTTCAAAAATGCCTCTGGGCTACCATCAAAGGTGAGATAGCCACCATGCTTCCCGGCTTTCGGGCCAATCTCCACCAAATTATCTGCAGCCATTATGATTTCTTTGTTGTGCTCGATCACGATTACTGTATTTCCCTTCATCACCAATTCCTTCAAAATATGTACTAAGTCGGGAATATTATCCGCCGATAAGCCCGCAGAAGGCTCATCCAGCAAATAGGTAATGCCCTTTAGCGGACTGTTGAGCTGCTTGATCAGGGCCACTCGCTGCTGCTCTCCCCCGCTCAAGGTAGTCGACTTTCGGTTGAGTTGAAGATGGTCGATATGCAATTGGCTTGCCCGTTTAAGTGTATTGGCCAAATGCGCCCTAACGCTTTCGATCAGCTGTCGGTCAATGGTTTCAGTAGCCCCTGATGCACCTAACCAGCGGTCAAGACCTCTGAAATCCATGGATTTCAGTGTATGGACGGATTGACCGCCAATCATTACTTCAAGCCGCTCAGGTTTTAGCCCACTCCCCTGACAGTGACTGCACTTTGTGTATGAAAGCAGTGCTTTGAGCGGCTGGTATTTGTTCTTTCGGGTCAAAAAATACTCATCCATCAGGTACTTGAAAAGACCGCTCCACTTCATCTTTACCTGCTGGGTACCTTCCCGTGTTTTGGTTTTAAACTTCCAGGTCGCCTCCCATGTTCTTTCTTCCACTCCCTTGAACACAACCTCCTTTTGAACAGCAGTCAACTCCCTAAAAGGAGTGGTCAGATCAAAGCCATATTCCCTTCCGACTTCTCCCAAAATGGCCATGTACTGTCCACTGGCCTGGCCATAATAAGCCAAGGATTTGTGATGCTCAAACAGCCCTTCAGCGATGCTTAAATTTTCATCCAACACGATTTTATCGAGATCGGGGAGCAATTCCTGCCCCATCCCATCACAGACTACGCATTTCCCCAATTCATGGTTACTGGAAAAATGACTTGCTGACCATTCCAGTCCCGTGTATTGGGCCTTTCTGGAAAAGGCAAAACGCAAGGTTTTATCAAAATCCGTTTGCTGGGCAATGTCCGATCGCTCGGAGAAGTTCCTCTCCTTTCGGGTAATGCAAATACTCGGGGTAAGGCCTTCGATATAATCCACTTCCAACTGAAAATTCACGCCCACTCTCGATTGCTGATAGCTTGAAAATTGCTTGGTCATTTCCTGCAAGCCATATCCGTGCAAAGT from Echinicola soli encodes the following:
- a CDS encoding alanine/glycine:cation symporter family protein, with translation MGQLIIDFSNWIWGWPLLYLLLGGGTLLFLYSGIIPFRGFAHAMKVVGGKYDDPNAKGDITSFQALSSAIAATVGLGNISGVALAIGTGGPGAIFWMWVSAFVGMATKYFTCTLAIMYRGKDSSGHIQGGPMYVIEEGMGKKWRFLSVIFCVAGIMGLLAIFQANQLTDVIRVVLLKPFGLDYGVTTRWVLGISMMLLVATVILGGIQRIAAVASKLVPFMVTLYFISVMIILFKFSGQIIPSFLFIVEDAFSGEAVLGGSVGAVIITGARRAAFSNEAGIGTAPMVHGASKNEEPVREGLIAMLGPFIDTIVVCTLTAMTIMVTGVWETGEKDGVLMTLSAFQSGIPVVGKYFLMAAVLVFALSTMFTYSYYGHKCFNYLFGADKADYYNYFYLLTIVAGAVVSLKVVMSFVDGMYAVMAFPTMISAIYLSPKVRAATKDYFKRMKEKNTL
- a CDS encoding pirin family protein; its protein translation is MKDTAVKKIRQLGFQWQTQDPFLFCAYHLDEFPEGNDDLGPKASLEGRNIGQDFTIKDGWRMYHGSKVPGFPAHPHKGFETVTLVERGFADHSDSLGAAGRFGQGDVQWMTAGKGVMHSEMFPLLNKEEKNPLLLFQLWLNLPKAKKNVPAHFKMLWGETIPVHTEKDENGNQISIKVVAGQYAEAKAPSPNPDSWAADPENHVAIWTIKLAPNAKWTLPATAEGINRSLFFYKGEKLEAEGFEVPEGHSLDLFSEKEITFVNGNQPAELLFLQGKPINEPVVQHGPFVMNSTQEIHQAMTEFQQTQFGGWPWPNHEPTHAKEKGRFAIHADGREEVKG
- a CDS encoding AAA family ATPase, yielding MKAIIGSHKVVVVDEAQRIQDIGLRLKLITDYLPKVQLVATGSSSFELANKVNEPLTGAEVGVSDVSSILCRDGPPSWIAGRKAANFT
- a CDS encoding ATP-binding protein; amino-acid sequence: MNLLRGRKWEYQMYPLSFAEMVLHHGLLEEKRLISHRMVFGYYPDVVKHTGNEKQILKQLSDSYLYKDILAMDSIQKSEKLVKLLQALAYQVGSPVSYNELGQICGLDSKTVDKYIHLLEQAYIVFKLGSFSRNIRNELKSRKKIYFYDNGIRNALIANLNQPEKRNDVGALWENFLVSERIKFLHYSGKWVNYWYWRTKDQKEIDFIEESGRKIQAYEFKWNPNAKVKRPNSFLKTYPESTFQIIHQDNFEEFLMED
- the proB gene encoding glutamate 5-kinase — its product is MIHQKANTIVIKIGSNVLTQANGIPDTMRMKALVRQMVYLREQGQEIVLITSGAVAFGRKSTIFEKKTDAVVQKQIFAAVGQIELIKNYKQLFLEHNTPIAQIMVTKSDFRDRKHYLNMKNCLEGLLKNNIIPVINENDTVSVTELMFTDNDELAGLVAAMLDANNLIILSNVDGIFKGHPNDPEAELIEKVGSKAPSMANYISSSKSSFGRGGMLTKMNMAKKSADLGIGVTIANGKREDVLIDYYHNRLRCTYFEPAKAKQSPKKWIAHSEHYSKGEVIINAGAENALRSDKITSLLPIGVLEIRGNFTKGEIIRIQSEDGRKVGLGKAAYGAKVAAEKQGMSNQKPIVHYDYLYLYQDS
- a CDS encoding glycerate kinase, which produces MNILIAPNAFKGTISADRAAALIKETLDEHFHQANFQLCPIADGGDGTCFLLGKQLKLNEIPVIGLNAIGNIKQGSIFLNKSHKEALVDVSTLSGLDGLEAYEVNAKVTSSYGTGLLVLEAIRQGVDHIILGLGGSATVDMGTGILRAFGYLFLDAQGREIPMFSPGFLSKVAYIQRPPKRHSIRFTCLCDVDNTFFGNQGAVPVFGPQKGLKGDDQQAHEQAAERVFELMNAKGNRALKDQPGFGAAGGIALGLSAFFPVEIKQGAHYFFEQVGMEQKVRWADWVITGEGKFDHQSSSGKGSYELLQLAIKQGKKSILITSGGEKEGIKSGFDEVINLPGLNFSKRNVGKAAEKQLKSSLKEFLSNSDFGKKD